The DNA region GCCGGCAGGCGAGGGGCCCGCCCTCGGTCGAGCCCTCGGCCGTCGTGTCAGTCGTTGATCGCCCTGCGCACCACATCGGGCTTGTTGGTGATGATGCCGTCCACCCCGAAGCCCGCGACCCGCCGCGCAGCGGCGGCCTCGTCCACGGTCCACGTGAAGATCTCCAGGCGCTTGCCGTGCACGCCCTTGAGCCGGTGGATCGCGGAGACGTAGTCGGCGGAGATGGACGTGTGCGTCGAGTTGATCTGGTCCGCGAACTTCGCGTACGCCGGGAGGTCGGCGGTCGCCGGCGTGCCCAGGAAGCCGGTCTTGATGTCGGGCCGCTGGGCGTGCACCTTCTTGATGCTGTCCGCGCTGAAGCTCTGGACGACCAGCTTGTTCTTGACGTGGTGGCGGTCCAGCCAGCCGGTCTTGCGCAGCACCCGCAGGGTGTCCCGCTCGATCCCGGGGTACAGCTCGGGCTTCTTGATCTCCAGGACGAGGCTCTGGTGGTTGCGCGAGACGCGGTTCATGTACTGCGTGAGCGTCGGCACGCGCGCGCCCTTGTACTTCTCTCCGAACCAGCTGCCCGCGTCCAGTTTGGCGATCTCCGCCGCGGTGAAGTCTTTCACCTTCCACGGGGAGCGGTCGGGGAAGACCTCCTCGACGTTCGTCGTCCGCTTCAGGTTGTCGTCGTGGACGATCACCAGCACGCCGTCCTTGGTGCGCTGGACGTCGTTCTCGACCCAGCGGAAGCCCATGCGGGCGGCCTTGTCGATGGCGGCGAGGGTGTTCTCGGGGGCGTAGGCGGAGGCTCCGCGGTGGGCCACGACTGTGGGGTTCCTGTGCGCGGCGGAGGAGGCGGCGACGGCGGTGTCGGCGGGGGCCTGGGCGCTGGCGGTGGAGGGGAGGACGAGTGCTCCTGCTCCCAGGAGTGCGGCGGTCGTGGCGGCTGCGGCGCGTGCGTGCACGGGTTCTCCTCGCGTCATGAGCTCACGGTTCGCTTGAGAATGACAGTGCACGGCCAACTACGGACAGGTACAGGATGGCCACACGTTGAACACCGGCCCCCCAAGTGGGGACCCCAGGCGCGGAACCCGTGTTTCTTTGCCGGAAAATCGGTCGTGCGTTCACGGCCGAGCCCTACTCTCACCTCAGCCGACGGCCCGTCACCCGGCCGTCGGCCGGAGGCAGGCAGGGTGATCCGGGACATCCAGGTACGACAGGCGGAAGGGCTACCGCTCATGGAGGGCACGGTCGACGGCTTCAGCTACGGATTCGTCACGCCTGTGGTCGCCTATCTGATGGCCTGCCTGGGCGGCGCGCTCGGCCTGCGCTGCACCACGCGGTCACTGTTGGTCGCGCACTCCTGGCGGCCCGGCTGGCTCGCGCTCGGCTCGGCCGCCATCGGCTCGGGCATCTGGACGATGCACTTCATCGCGATGATGGGCTTCAGCGTCGAGGGGACCCCGATCCGCTACGACCGGGCGACGACCTTCGCGAGCCTGGCCGTCGCCATCGTCATGGTCGGCGTCGGGATCTTCATCGTCGGCTACCGCGGTGCCAGCGGAGCGGCGCTCTTCACCGGCGGCACCATCACAGGGCTCGGCATCGCCTCGATGCACTACCTGGGGATGGCCGGTATGCGTCTTGGCGGCAGGCTTCAGTACAACACCCTGACCGTCGCCGCCTCCGTGGTGATCGCCGTCGTCGCCGCCATCGCCGCCCTCTGGGCCGCGGGTCAGGTCAGGGGCTTCCTGTGGAGCCTCGGCGCCAGCCTCGTCATGGGTCTCGCCGTCAGCGGCATGCACTACACCGGCATGGCCGCCGTCACCGTCCACCTGCACGGCCGCTCCACCGCGCCGCCCGGCGACTCGTCCCCCGAGATCCTCGCCCCCCTCATGGTCGGCCCCCTCGCCTTCCTGCTGCTCGCGGGCGTCATCGTGATGTTCGACCCGCTGATGATGCTGGGCAAGGCCGACCTGAAGGCCGCGGCGGCCCGCCCCGGCACCGCCTCCTACCCCGTGCCCCGCTCCGGCGACCGCCAGTTCGGCGGACACGTCAGCCGCCGGCCCGCCCCGCGCCCCAGCCGCAGGATCCGCCGCAGAACGGGGGCGCGGACACCGCAGAAGTGGTGAGCGCGGGGGCGTTGTCAGTGGGGGGTCGTACGGTGGGTTCCATGCGGCCCGTATCGAAGATCGAACGCACGGTGGCACCTTTCGAGGTCGTCAGCCCGTACCAGCCCAGTGGCGACCAGCCCACGGCCATCGCCGACCTGGAGAAGCGCATCCGCGCGGGCGAGAAGGACGTCGTCCTGCTCGGCGCCACCGGCACCGGCAAGTCGGCCACCACCGCGTGGATGATCGAGAAGCTCCAGCGCCCCACCCTCGTGATGGCGCCGAACAAGACCCTGGCCGCCCAGTTGGCCAACGAGTTCCGCGAGCTGCTGCCGAACAACGCCGTCGAGTACTTCGTCTCGTACTACGACTACTACCAGCCCGAGGCCTACGTCCCCCAGTCGGACACGTACATCGAGAAGGACTCCTCGATCAACGAGGAGGTCGAGCGCCTGCGCCACTCCGCGACGAACTCCCTGCTCACCCGCCGCGACGTCATCGTGGTCGCCTCCGTCTCCTGCATCTACGGCCTCGGCACCCCGCAGGAGTACGTGGACCGGATGGTCCCGCTCAAGGTCGGCGACGAGATCGACCGCGACCAGCTCCTGCGCCGCTTCGTCGACATCCAGTACACCCGCAACGACCTCGCCTTCACCCGCGGCACCTTCCGGGTCCGCGGCGACACCATCGAGATCTTCCCGGTGTACGAGGAACTGGCCGTGCGCATCGAGATGTTCGGCGACGAGATCGAGGCGCTCTCCACCCTGCACCCGCTGACCGGCGAGGTCATCAGCGACGACGACCACCTGTACGTCTTCCCGGCGTCCCACTACGTGGCGGGCCCCGAGCGCATGGAGAAGGCGATCAACGGCATCGAGAAGGAGCTCGCCGAGCGCCTCGCGGAGCTGGAGAAGCAGGGCAAGATGCTGGAGGCCCAGCGGCTGCGCATGCGCACGACGTACGACCTGGAGATGCTCCGCCAGATCGGCTCCTGCTCCGGCGTCGAGAACTACTCGATGCACTTCGACGACCGCGCCCCCGGCACCCCGCCGCACACCCTCCTCGACTACTTCCCGGACGACTTCCTGCTCGTCCTCGACGAGTCGCACGTCACGGTCCCGCAGATCGGCGCGATGTACGAGGGCGACGCCTCCCGCAAGCGCACCCTCGTGGACCACGGCTTCCGGCTGCCGTCCGCGCTCGACAACCGCCCGCTGAAGTGGGAGGAGTTCCAGCAGCGCATCGGCCAGACCGTCTACCTGTCGGCGACCCCGGGGGCGTACGAGCTCTCCCGCTCCGACGGCACGGTGGAGCAGATCATCCGCCCCACCGGCCTCGTCGACCCCGAAGTCGTCGTCAAGCCCACCGAGGGCCAGATCGACGACCTGGTGCACGAGATCCGGGGGCGTACCGAGAAGGACGAGCGCGTCCTGGTCACCACGCTCACCAAGAAGATGGCCGAGGATCTCACCGACTACTTCCTGGAACTGGGCATCCAGGTCCGGTATCTCCACAGCGACGTCGACACCCTGCGCCGCGTCGAGCTCCTGCGCGAGCTGCGCGCCGGTGAGTACGACGTCCTGGTCGGCATCAACCTCCTCCGGGAGGGCCTTGACCTGCCCGAGGTCTCCCTGGTGGCGATCCTCGACGCCGACAAGGAGGGCTTCCTGCGCTCCGGCACGTCCCTGATCCAGACGATCGGCCGCGCGGCGCGCAACGTCTCGGGACAGGTCCACATGTACGCCGACAAGATCACCCCGGCGATGGAGAAGGCCATCGAGGAGACCAACCGCCGCCGGGAGAAGCAGATCGCGTACAACAAGGAGAAGGGCATCGACCCGCAGCCCCTCCGCAAGAAGATCAACGACATCGTGTCGGCCATCGCGCGCGAAGAGGTCGACACCGAGCAACTCCTCGGCACCGACTACCGCAAGGCGAAGGACGGCAAGAACGCCAAGGCTCCGGTCCCCTCGCTCGGCACCGCGGGCGGCGCGACAGCCGCCAAGGGCGCGAAGGCCGCGGCAGCGGGGAAGGCCCCCAAGGGCAAGGCCGGGCAGACGGTGCCCACGGACCGCCCCGCCGCCGAACTCGCCGAGCAGATCGAGGAGATGACCGCGCGGATGCGCGCCGCCGCCGCGGACCTGCAGTTCGAGATCGCGGCACGGCTGCGCGACGAGGTGTCGGAGATGAAGAAGGAACTGCGGCAGATGAAGGAGGCAGGCCAGGCATAGCGCAGTGTTGCAACACCGACACAAAGTGCCCGGCAGGGTGCGGCGCGGTGGACAGGGCTGCATAGGGTGATGGGCACCGCCCGCAACGGGCGGTTGCCCAGGGCAGTTCGAGAAGGGGACAGCGCGTGACGGTCAACATGACCAAGGGCCAGGCCATCAGCCTGCAGAAGGACGACGGGGGCGCTCTGACGTCGGTGCGCATGGGACTGGGCTGGCAGGCGGCCCCGCGGCGCGGACTGTTCGGCACGCGCACGCGGGAGATCGACCTCGACGCGTCGGCCGTCCTGTTCGCCGACAAGCAGCCCGTCGACGTGGTGTTCTTCCGCCACCTCGTCAGCGACGACGGCTCCGTGCGCCACACCGGCGACAACCTGGTCGGCGGCGTCGGTCAGGGCGGCGACGACGAGGCCATCCTCGTCGACCTGCAGCGCGTCCCGGTCCACATCGACCAGATCGTCTTCACGGTGAACTCCTTCACCGGCCAGACCTTCCAGGAGGTGCAGAACGCGTTCTGCCGCCTGGTCGACGAGACCAACGGCCAGGAACTGGCCCGCTACACCCTCGACGGCGGCGGCCAGTACACCGCCCAGATCATGGCCAAGGTCAACCGCGCGGGCTCCGGCTGGCAGATGACGGCCCTCGGCAACCCCGCCAACGGCCGCACCTTCCAGGACCTGATGCCGGCGATCCTGCCGCACCTCTGAGCACGCACCTCTCTGAGCACGCACCACCGAGCACTGCCTGACCGAGCACCACCGTCCAGACGGCAGTCCGCACGCAGGCCCGGTGAGGGGGCCGACACCAAGGGGGAACGAACGCGATGACCGCCGAGCTGGTCAGGGGGCAGAACCACCCGGTTCCCAGCACCCGCCTAGAGATCCGGGTGTCGGCCGGAAAGCCGATCGTCGCCGGTGCCACCCTCTGCGACGACCACCGCAAGGTGCGCGGCACCTCCTGGGTCGCCCACCCCGGCGCCCCCACCCTGCCCGGCCTCGAAGTGTCCCGGCAGGCGGCCGCCGACCACCGTCTGGCCGTCGACCTGGGCGCGCTGCCGGACGGCGCGCACCAGGTCAACGTGCTGCTCGCGCTGCCCGTCGGCGTCGGGGGCCCGGTCGCCTTCGGCGCCGTCGCCGCGCCCTTCGTGGCCGTCACCGGACTCGACGGCACCGAGATCGCCAGCTACACGATCACGGATCTGTCCGCCGAGTCGGCCGTCGTCGCCCTGGAGCTGTATCGCAAGCAGGACATCTGGAAGGTCCGCGCCGTCGGCCAGGGCTACGCGGGCGGCCTCGCCGACATGCTCGCCGACCAGGGCCTGCCCGAGGCCCAGGAGCTGGCGACCGCCATCAACGACGCGGTGGCGCGCGGCCTCGCCCGCTCGGTGGCCGCGCCCCCGCCCCGTCCCGCGGACGAGACCCGCGTGCGCGCCGCGGCCCAGGGCCACACGAGCCCCGGACGACAGCCGTCCGCGCCCGCCCCGGGACCCGACGCCGCGCCCCAGCCCGTCACCCCCACGCCCGCGTCCGGCGACGGCGGCCGGCCCCCGCACCCCGTCGCCCCCGCGTCCGGCGACGCCGCCCCGCCCGCGCAGCCCGGCGACGGCGGCCCCGTGAACTACACCCACCCGCGCCGCCAGACCAGCGCGCCCCCGCCGCCCCCGCCCACCGCGCAGCCCGCCGCCCCCGGACAGCCCGCCCGCCCCGTCGCGGGCGACGCCACCGGCTGGTCCATGGAGGAGCGGCTCTACAACCAGGTGTGGGGCATGTTCGAGGATCTGGCCCGCTCCGCCGCGGCGTACCGCAGCGCGGTGGACTTCGCCGACTCCCGCATGGAGCGGGAGCTGGACGAGGTCCTCTCCGACCCGCGCAGCCGCATCGGTAACACCGGCGACGTCGCGCGGGAGGCCGCCCGCGCCCGCCACGGCGACCTCGTCGACCAGGCGCGGGCGGCCCTCGACCGGGACCTGGCCCAGCTCGCCGCCGAGGCTGAGGTCGTCGAGCCCGCCCTGCCGCCCGCGTTCGCCGACTGGTCGAGCCCGATCTGGCAGGGCTATCGCGTGCCCATGGAGATCCCCATGGCCCTGCGCCTCGGCGGCTTGCACCTGCCCGAGCGCCCCGACCTGCGCATCCCCATGCTGGTGCGGCTGCCCCTGGAGCGCGGCCTGTGGATCGACAGCGGCCGCTCCGGCGCGGACTCCCTCGCGGACGCCGACCAACTGCGCCGCCTCGCCCTGGACAGCGCCGTCGCGCACGCCGCGCGGCTGCTCGCCTCGTATCCGCCCGGCGCCTTCACCGTGCACGTCATCGACGCCGCGGGCAGCGGCACGAGCGCGTTCGCCCCGCTGGTGAACGCCGGGGTCCTGGACGAGCCGCCCGCGACCGGCGCCGCGGGCGCCGCCGCCGTGCTCACCCGCCTCACCCAGCGCGTGGACCTCGTCCAGATGGCGGTCCGCGGCGGCATGGCCGACGCCCTGCCGCAGGACCTGGACACCGGCGAGCACCTGCTGATCGTCAACGACTTCCCGCACGGCTTCGACGACCGCGCCGTGACCCGGCTGCGCTACCTCGCGGACGAGGGCCCCGCCGTCGGCGTGCACCTGATGATGGTCGCCGACCGCGAGGACGCCGCGGAGTACGGCCCGCTCCTCGACCCGCTGTGGCGGGCCCTGCTGCGCCTCACACCGGTGCCCGAGGACCACCTCGCGGACCCGTGGGTGGGTCACGCGTGGACGTTCGAGCCCTCGCTCGCCCCGCCCGGCAGCCAGGTCCTCAGCCACGTCCTCGACCGCGTGGGCGTGGCCCGCCGCACCGGGAGCCGCTGAGCCGCCATGTCGACCTGGAGACTGTCAGATGCCCAAGCACCCTCCTGAGCTGGCCATTTGGTGCTACTTTGCCTCTCCCTTTACCTAACCTTGGTCTTTCGCGTACCCTTCTCGGTGCGGAGGGGAGTACTCCCAGACGCGACGTGCCCGTCAATACGGACCGCCATCGGTCCCGGGGCGTCGGACCGGGGCGCACGGACAGCGCCCGGGTGGAAGAGACCTCCGGCAGCGACGACGCTGATCAGTAGCCGTACGACGCCGGAGGCGCAGTGGACGTTTCTATGACCCTGTGGGTGACGACCGTTCTCGGTCTGTGTGCCCTGATCGCGGTCGACTTCTTCATCGGGCGCAAGCCCCATGACGTGTCGATCAAGGAAGCCGGAATCTGGACGGTCGTCTGGATCGTCCTCGCGGTGATCTTCGGACTCGGCCTGCTGATCGCCGGCGAGAGCCAGGCGTCCGGCGAGTTCTTCGCGGGCTTCATCACCGAGAAGTCGCTCTCCGTCGACAACCTCTTCGTCTTCATCCTGATCATGGCGAAGTTCTCGGTGCCGACCCATCTCCAGCAGCGCGTGCTGCTGTTCGGTGTGCTGATCGCCCTGGTCCTGCGAGCGATCTTCATCGCCGCCGGCGCCGCGGTCATCGCCAACTTCTCCTGGGTCTTCTACATCTTCGGCGCGTTCCTGATCTACACCGCCTGGAAGCTCATCCAGGAGGCGCGGGCCGACGAGGAGGAAGAGGACTGGGAGGAGAACCGTCTCCTGAAGTCCATCGAGAAGAAGTTCGGCGTCTCCGACCGGTACGAGGGCACGAAGCTCTTCGTCCGGAAGAACGGCAAGAAGATCATGACGCCCCTCATGGTCGTCATGCTCGCCATCGGCACCACCGACGTGCTGTTCGCCATGGACTCCATCCCGGCGATCTTCGGCCTCACCCAGGACCCGTACATCGTCTTCACCGCCAACGCCTTCGCCCTGATGGGTCTGCGGCAGCTGTACTTCCTCATCGGCGGACTGCTCAGGAAGCTGGTCCACCTGAGCTACGGCCTGTCGGTGATCCTCGGCTTCATCGGCGTGAAGCTCGTCCTGCACGCCCTGCACGAGAACGGCGTGCACGTCCCCGAGATCTCCATCCCGGTCTCGCTCGGCGTCATCTGCGGTGTCCTCATCATCACGACGATCACCAGCCTCATGGCCTCCAAGAAGCAGGCGGAGCGCGAGGCGGCCGAGGCCGGCAGCGACGGCCCGTCCGGCAAGGACGACGTCCAGAAGGACAGCGTCGAGGCGTGACGGCGACGTGAACACGCGCTACGCGGAGTCGACTCGAAGGCGCCGCCGGTGACAACCGGCGCGGACCGGCGGGTACCGGCTGTGTGAGCACCACCCCGGAAGCGGTGCACGGTCGTCGACCGTGCACCGCTTCCGCATGAAAGGAACCTATGAAGTCGCGGCCCTCCCGTGAGCGGGGCAGCATCGAAAACATGATCCTTGAGCTCCGGGCCCTCGCCGCACGGTGGACCACCGCCGTGCCCGTGCTCGGAATCGTTCTCCTCGCCCTCACCTGGGGGCGCGACCTGCCGGGCGCGGTCGTCGCCCTGGTGACGGCGGTACTCGCCGGGGCGGTGCTCGCCGCGGTCCACCACGCCGAGGTCATCGCGCACCGCGTCGGCGAACCCTTCGGCTCCCTCGTCCTGGCCGTCGCGGTCACCATCATCGAGGTCGCCCTCATCGTCACCCTCATGGCCGACGGCGGCGACAAGAGCTCCACGCTGGCCCGCGACACGGTCTTCGCCGCCGTGATGATCACCTGCAACGGCATACTCGGCCTCTGCCTGCTGACCGGCGCCCTGCGCCACCGCGTCGCCGTCTTCAACTCCGAGGGCACCGGCGCCGCGCTCGCGACCGTCGCCACCCTGGCCACGCTCAGCCTGGTCCTGCCGACCTTCACGACCTCCAAGCCGGGACCGGAGTTCTCCACGGCGCAGCTCACGTTCGCCGCCCTGTCGTCCATCGTCCTGTACGGCCTGTTCGTCGCCACGCAGACCGTCCGGCACCGCGACTACTTCCTGCCGGTCACCAAGGAGGGCGAGGTCGTCGACGAGGACGTCCACGCCGAGGGCCCCTCCGCCCGCACCGCACTGATCAGCCTCGGTCTGCTCGCGCTCGCCCTCATCGGGGTCGTCGGGCTCGCCAAGGGAGTGTCGCCCACCATCGAGTCGGGCGTCGAGTCGGCCGGTCTGCCGCACGCCGTCGTCGGCGTGATCATCGCGCTGCTCGTGCTGCTCCCGGAGACCATCGCGGCCGTGCGCGCGGCCCGCCGCAACCGCGTCCAGACCAGCCTGAACCTGGCTCTGGGCTCGGCGATGGCCAGCATCGGCCTGACCATCCCCGCCGTCGCCATCGCCTCCGTGTGGCTGTCCGGGCCGCTCGTGCTCGGCCTCAGCTCGACCCACATGGTGCTGCTCGTGCTCACCGTCCTCGTCGGCACCCTCACGGTCGTGCCCGGCCGCGCCACGCCCCTCCAGGGCGGCGTGCACCTGGTGCTGTTCGCGGCGTACCTGGAGCTCGCGGTCAATCCCTGACACGCGGGAGCGGCCGGCGCCGGTCCGGGGGTCACCCCGTGACCGGCACCGCCGCCTCCTGCCGCACGGGCCGCGTCTCCGGAAGCAGCGCGAAGCACCCGAGGCTGAACACCGCCACGGCCGTCAGATACGCGGCCACACCCCAGGGCGTGCCCTCGCCCCGCGCCGCCGCGGTCGCCACCATCGGCGTGAGCGCCCCACCGAGGACACCGGCAAGGTTGTAACCCACCGCCGCCCCCGTGCAGCGCACCCGCGGCTCGTACAGCTCCGGCAGATACGCGGCGACCACGGAGAACATCGCGACGAACGCGATCAGCGCCACCAGGAAGCCCAGGAAAATCAGGAACGGCTCACCCGTGGCCAGCAGGGCGACCATCGGGAACATCCACAGGGCGACCCCCGCGCACCCCACCAGGCACATCGGCCGCCGCCCGTACCGGTCGCCCAGGGAAGCCGCCACGGGCGTCAGGGCGCCCTTGACGACGACGGCGGCCATGATGCACGCCAGCATGACGGTACGGCTCACACCGAGGCGCTCCACGCCGTAGGAGAGCGACCACGTCGTGACGGCGTAGAACACCGCGTACCCCACGGCAAGGGCGCCCGCCGTGAGCAGCACGAGCCGCCAGTGCCCGCGCGCCACCTCGACGAGCGGTACGCGCGCGTGCTCACGCACCTGGAGGAAGTCCGGGCTCTCCACCAGCGAGGCGCGCAGCGCGATCCCCGCCAGCGCGAGCACCCCCGCTCCCCAGAACGGAATCCGCCACCCCCAGGAGGCGAACTGCGCCTCCGTGAGGGTCGCGGACAGCGCCAGCGTCACGCCGTTGGCCAACAGGAACCCGATCGCGGGCCCGACCTGCGGGAAGCTCGCCCACAGCGCGCGCCGCTCGGGCGGCGCGTGCTCGGCGGTCAGCAGCACCGCCCCGCCCCACTCCCCGCCGAGCCCCACACCCTGCACGAAACGCAGCACGAGCAACAGCACCGGGGCGGCCACGCCGATCGTCCCGTACGTCGGCACGCAGCCCACGGCGACGGTGGCAACGCCCGTCAGGAGCAGCGAGATCACCAGGACGGGCCGTCGCCCGCGCCGGTCGCCGAGGTGCCCGAAGAGCACGGAGCCGAGCGGCCGGGCGACGAAGCCCACTCCGAATGTCGCGAACGCCGCGAGAGTTCCCGCCAGCGGGGAGAACGTCGGAAAGAACAGCGGCCCGAGGACCAGGGCCGCCGCGGTGCCGTAGATGAAGAAGTCGTAGAACTCGATGGCCGTCCCGGCGAGCGACGCGGCGGCGAGCCGGGGCAGAGAAGGAGGCGTGGGCTGGGCTGTGGGCTGGGATTCTGACGGAGAGTGACTGTTGCGCACGGTGCGTCAACTACCCGGTGTGACGGGCGGTTACGGGGGCTCGCGGGAGTCCGGGGGCGCGCCGCAACGCCCGGTGGCGCGCCCCGCCCGCGGGTGTCGGCGTGCCCCACTCAGTACGTGACCGTGATCCGCCGCTCGTCCCCGTCCACCCGTACCGTGCCGCCGTAGGGGATCACGTACTGGGGATCCGTGTGCCCGAGGTCCACGTCGAAGACGGCCATGGTGGCGGGAGCGTACGCCGAGAGCGCTTCGAGTACGGCCTCGCGCTGCTCCCGTGCGTAGCGGGCCCGCTCCTCGGGGCCGTGGGGCCGGTCGAAGCTCCAGCGCTTGGCGCGGCCCATGAGCAGCGCGGCGAAACGCGCGAGGAGCCCGCGCTCGCCCATGGCACGCAGGATCCGGAACACCTCGGTGGGGGAGGGGAGTTCCTCCGTCGTCTCCAGGAACAGGACGTGCCCGTCGTACGCGGCCGGGTCGGCGACCTCGCGGTCGGCCATCATGAGCCCGGACAGGACCTCCAGGCAGCCGCCCCAGGAGCGCCCCTCCACGACCCGCTCGGCGCCCTCCGGCAGATGCCAGCTCCAGCCCTCGCCCGGCTCCGTCGGCGGCTCGGCGGCGAGGGCCGCCGGGTCGTCCCAAGGGACGTCGACGTCACGGAAGCGCTCGGCGGGACGCAGTTCGTGGCGGCCGGCGGTGAACAGGGCCGCGCGCAGTGAGTCCGCCGTCGGGGCGGCCATGGCTCCCGGCCGCCCCAGTTCGCACATCACCGACGCCCCGTGGAAGCTGACGATGCCGGCCTGCCACAGGAACGCGTGCAGGTTGGTGTTGTCGCTGAACCCGAAGAACGGCTTGGGGTGCGCCCGGATCAACTCCCGGTCCAGGAACGGCAGCACGGTGATCTGGTCGTCGCCGCCGATGCTCGCCATGACGGCCTTGATCTGCGGATCGGCGAACGCGGCGTGCAGGTCCTCGGCACGCTCCCGCGCCGAGGCGCCCATCCTGCGCGTCGTCGGATACTCCACCGGCTCCAGGAGGAAGTCCGTCCGCAGCCGCCGCAGGCCCAGCTCGTAGGGCAGCGGGAAGAGCTCCGGCAGCCCGGCGGCGGGCGACACGACGGCGATGCGGTCGCCCGGGACGGGCTTTGGCGGATAGAGCGGCGGGTGCGGGCGGCCTGGCGGTGTCATGCCGGGCAGCGTACGGCCCGACTCGCGGCGTCCGCACCGTGATAAACCGGCAGTGAGCAGCAGTCCGACGCACGGAGGTCCCTGTGCCCCACACCCTCGCCACCGCCCCGGTCCTGATCCTGAACGGCCCCAACCTGAACCTCCTGGGCCGTCGCCAGCCGGAGATCTACGGCACCGACACGCTCGCGGACGTCGAGGCGATGTGCGCCAAGGCGGCCGCGGCGCACGGCGGGACGGTCGACCTGCGGCAGTCCAACCACGAGGGCGAGCTGGTCGACTGGATCCACGAGGCGCGCGAGCACCACGCGGGCATCGTCATCAACCCGGCCGCGTACTCGCACACGTCGATCGCCATCCTGGACGCGCTCAACACGTGCGACGGCATGCCGGTCGTGGAGGTGCACATCTCCAACATCCACCAGCGGGAGTCGTTCCGGCACCACTCGTACGTCTCGCAGCGCGCCGACGGCGTCATCGCGGGCTGCGGTGTGCAGGGGTACGTGTTCGGGGTGGAGCGGGTGGCGGCGCTGCTGGGGCGGGCCTAGGCCCGCCCCGGCGGGGGTCACCAGCCGCGTGCGCGCCACTCCGCGAGGTGCGGACGCTCGGCGCCCAGCGTGGTGTCCTTGCCGTGGCCGGGGTAGACCCAGGTCTCGTCGGGGAGCGTGCCGAAGATCTTCGTCTCGACGTCATCGATGAGGCTCGCGAACCGCTCCGGGTCCTTCCACGTGTTGCCGACGCCCCCGGGGAAGAGGCAGTCGCCGGTGAAGACGTGCGGGTGGCCGTGCGGGTCGTCGTAGATGAGGGCGATCGAGCCGGGCGTGTGGCCCACGAGGTGCCGGGCGGTGAGCGAGATCCGGCCGAACGTGATGGTGTCGCCGTCGTCCACGAGGACGTCGGTCGGCGTCGGGATGCCCTCGGCGTCCTCGCGGCCCGCGTACGTGCGCGCGCCCGTCGCCGCGACGACCTCCGCGAGGGCCTGCCAGTGGTCGCCGTGCTGGTGGGTGGTGACGACGGCGCAGACGCCGTCGTCACCGATGAGCCGCAGCACCGTCTGGGGCTCGTTGGCCGCGTCGATCAGGAGCTGCTCGTCGGTGGCCCGGCAGCGCAGCAGATAGGCGTTGTTGTCCATCGGGCCGACCGCGACCTTCGAGATCATCAGGTCCTGCAGCTCGTGCACGTCCGCGGGCCCGCCGACCTTCACCACTCCGCTGTACGTCATGCGACTCAGCCTATAGCGGGGGCAGGGCGGGGAGGGAGCCGCCGGCCACGGTCAGTCCGGTGCCGTCGCGACGCCCGGCGAGCCAGCCCAGGAGGTCCGCCCGACGGCCGCTGACGGTGACGTCGACGGCCCGCTCGCGGCCCTCCTCGATCTGCTCCGGGGTGACGCCCTCGACGGCGCCCGTGGCGAGCACGCGGCCGTCGTCCTGCCGGATGGCCA from Streptomyces flavofungini includes:
- a CDS encoding TerC family protein, giving the protein MDVSMTLWVTTVLGLCALIAVDFFIGRKPHDVSIKEAGIWTVVWIVLAVIFGLGLLIAGESQASGEFFAGFITEKSLSVDNLFVFILIMAKFSVPTHLQQRVLLFGVLIALVLRAIFIAAGAAVIANFSWVFYIFGAFLIYTAWKLIQEARADEEEEDWEENRLLKSIEKKFGVSDRYEGTKLFVRKNGKKIMTPLMVVMLAIGTTDVLFAMDSIPAIFGLTQDPYIVFTANAFALMGLRQLYFLIGGLLRKLVHLSYGLSVILGFIGVKLVLHALHENGVHVPEISIPVSLGVICGVLIITTITSLMASKKQAEREAAEAGSDGPSGKDDVQKDSVEA
- a CDS encoding calcium:proton antiporter, with translation MILELRALAARWTTAVPVLGIVLLALTWGRDLPGAVVALVTAVLAGAVLAAVHHAEVIAHRVGEPFGSLVLAVAVTIIEVALIVTLMADGGDKSSTLARDTVFAAVMITCNGILGLCLLTGALRHRVAVFNSEGTGAALATVATLATLSLVLPTFTTSKPGPEFSTAQLTFAALSSIVLYGLFVATQTVRHRDYFLPVTKEGEVVDEDVHAEGPSARTALISLGLLALALIGVVGLAKGVSPTIESGVESAGLPHAVVGVIIALLVLLPETIAAVRAARRNRVQTSLNLALGSAMASIGLTIPAVAIASVWLSGPLVLGLSSTHMVLLVLTVLVGTLTVVPGRATPLQGGVHLVLFAAYLELAVNP
- a CDS encoding MFS transporter → MPRLAAASLAGTAIEFYDFFIYGTAAALVLGPLFFPTFSPLAGTLAAFATFGVGFVARPLGSVLFGHLGDRRGRRPVLVISLLLTGVATVAVGCVPTYGTIGVAAPVLLLVLRFVQGVGLGGEWGGAVLLTAEHAPPERRALWASFPQVGPAIGFLLANGVTLALSATLTEAQFASWGWRIPFWGAGVLALAGIALRASLVESPDFLQVREHARVPLVEVARGHWRLVLLTAGALAVGYAVFYAVTTWSLSYGVERLGVSRTVMLACIMAAVVVKGALTPVAASLGDRYGRRPMCLVGCAGVALWMFPMVALLATGEPFLIFLGFLVALIAFVAMFSVVAAYLPELYEPRVRCTGAAVGYNLAGVLGGALTPMVATAAARGEGTPWGVAAYLTAVAVFSLGCFALLPETRPVRQEAAVPVTG
- a CDS encoding S66 family peptidase, with the protein product MTPPGRPHPPLYPPKPVPGDRIAVVSPAAGLPELFPLPYELGLRRLRTDFLLEPVEYPTTRRMGASARERAEDLHAAFADPQIKAVMASIGGDDQITVLPFLDRELIRAHPKPFFGFSDNTNLHAFLWQAGIVSFHGASVMCELGRPGAMAAPTADSLRAALFTAGRHELRPAERFRDVDVPWDDPAALAAEPPTEPGEGWSWHLPEGAERVVEGRSWGGCLEVLSGLMMADREVADPAAYDGHVLFLETTEELPSPTEVFRILRAMGERGLLARFAALLMGRAKRWSFDRPHGPEERARYAREQREAVLEALSAYAPATMAVFDVDLGHTDPQYVIPYGGTVRVDGDERRITVTY
- the aroQ gene encoding type II 3-dehydroquinate dehydratase; the protein is MPHTLATAPVLILNGPNLNLLGRRQPEIYGTDTLADVEAMCAKAAAAHGGTVDLRQSNHEGELVDWIHEAREHHAGIVINPAAYSHTSIAILDALNTCDGMPVVEVHISNIHQRESFRHHSYVSQRADGVIAGCGVQGYVFGVERVAALLGRA
- a CDS encoding MBL fold metallo-hydrolase encodes the protein MTYSGVVKVGGPADVHELQDLMISKVAVGPMDNNAYLLRCRATDEQLLIDAANEPQTVLRLIGDDGVCAVVTTHQHGDHWQALAEVVAATGARTYAGREDAEGIPTPTDVLVDDGDTITFGRISLTARHLVGHTPGSIALIYDDPHGHPHVFTGDCLFPGGVGNTWKDPERFASLIDDVETKIFGTLPDETWVYPGHGKDTTLGAERPHLAEWRARGW